The following coding sequences lie in one Fimbriimonadaceae bacterium genomic window:
- the surE gene encoding 5'/3'-nucleotidase SurE encodes MRILITNDDGIRAEGLRVLARVAKQFGEVKIAAPDRERSACSHAMTLRDPIRAVETAVEGCQAWEVDGFPVDCVNVGLELGWPEGCDLVLSGVNYGPNLGFDTTYSGTVAGAMEGAINGIFSIAVSMAIFVSGAPPHFATGEQWLCENMERLLRLPRKRLTFLNVNIPAIAFDGIAGAKMVGMGERVYEERLVQREDPWGRPYYWQGGVVVMNEEQAEKDVAAINDGYVTVTPVTLDWTDHAYLEEAQREFEEQ; translated from the coding sequence ATGCGCATTCTGATTACCAATGACGACGGCATCCGCGCCGAAGGCCTGCGCGTGCTTGCGCGCGTCGCAAAGCAGTTCGGCGAAGTGAAGATCGCGGCTCCCGACCGCGAGCGCAGCGCCTGCTCCCACGCCATGACCCTGCGCGACCCGATCCGCGCCGTCGAAACAGCGGTCGAGGGGTGCCAAGCGTGGGAAGTGGACGGCTTTCCGGTGGACTGTGTGAACGTCGGGCTGGAACTGGGCTGGCCCGAAGGCTGCGACCTAGTGCTGAGCGGGGTCAACTACGGCCCGAATCTGGGGTTCGACACTACCTATTCCGGCACCGTCGCCGGGGCGATGGAAGGGGCGATCAACGGCATCTTCTCCATCGCCGTCAGCATGGCGATCTTCGTCTCTGGCGCGCCGCCGCACTTTGCCACCGGCGAGCAGTGGCTGTGCGAAAACATGGAGCGGCTGCTGAGGCTCCCGCGCAAGCGGCTCACCTTCCTGAACGTGAACATCCCGGCGATCGCCTTTGACGGCATTGCCGGGGCGAAGATGGTGGGGATGGGGGAGAGGGTGTATGAAGAGCGTCTGGTTCAGCGCGAGGACCCCTGGGGGCGGCCCTATTACTGGCAGGGCGGGGTTGTGGTGATGAACGAGGAGCAGGCGGAAAAGGACGTTGCGGCGATCAACGATGGATATGTGACGGTGACGCCGGTGACGCTGGACTGGACGGATCATGCGTATCTGGAGGAGGCGCAGAGAGAGTTTGAGGAGCAATGA
- a CDS encoding VanZ family protein, which translates to MLLVAAYSSSKGGADPMHKALMDWFGLTSQAADIATIAIRKTIHFAFYGVAGYLAFRYVIASRTVFSLNEKWKTNPPTIKLGLMLALPYVAILAAYDETRQLFSSNRSGSALDFLLDMAGALFFIWLFGTRYHAKVTNP; encoded by the coding sequence ATGTTGCTGGTAGCGGCCTATTCAAGTTCCAAAGGCGGCGCTGACCCCATGCACAAAGCCCTCATGGACTGGTTCGGCCTCACTTCCCAAGCCGCCGACATCGCCACGATCGCCATCCGCAAGACGATCCACTTCGCCTTCTACGGCGTCGCCGGATACCTCGCCTTCCGATATGTCATCGCCTCAAGAACTGTTTTCAGCCTGAATGAGAAGTGGAAGACGAACCCTCCCACGATCAAGCTCGGCCTGATGCTTGCCCTACCCTACGTCGCCATCCTCGCCGCTTACGACGAAACCCGCCAACTTTTCTCCTCCAACCGCAGTGGCTCGGCGCTGGATTTTCTCCTCGACATGGCAGGAGCGCTTTTCTTCATTTGGCTCTTCGGAACCCGCTATCACGCAAAAGTCACAAATCCGTAG
- a CDS encoding sodium:proton antiporter: protein MESGVMQGLVLVLLLGVGAQWIAWRTRLPGILLLLLAGIVAGPVTGILKPDETFGRDVVLSVASLAVSIILFEGALSLKFRELKATGAVVPLLVTVGLAAGWAVGASAAVLIAGFELRLALLWGALMTVSGPTVILPLLRQVRPVARLRSILKWESIVADPIGAILAVIVFEIAYLQPDLPTNQAALMIVKLLATGTGIGLGGAALIVIALRRFWVPDHLHVPLTLGLVVGVYSISNMAFHESGLLAVTAMGLVMANQSLVKVEHILEFKENLRVLLISTLFILLSARLEPTVARLITPTSIVVILVLIVVARPVTVFVSTAFSSLKWHERLFLAGVMPRGIVAAAVSTVFALRLTETRLSGGEELATYSILTIVITVFIYGLGAAPLARYLKVADEDPQGVVIAGADDVGIRLGLALQKLGQRVLLLDIDPAKVAQAEKAGLQAAECSAFDDHSTSDLDLRGIGRFIGATPSDEVNDLAVVHWTPHFGRANVFRLNPNRKADDPHNNHGRVLGSPALKHGQVLEALHNGGSIEAINAEDLNSHEGAIVLASGNMKRYSLHSKGTKTATDLETIVAIIPSVPDQNRSEIMSS from the coding sequence ATGGAATCAGGAGTCATGCAAGGATTGGTGTTGGTGCTCCTGCTAGGAGTAGGCGCGCAATGGATCGCTTGGCGCACTCGCTTGCCTGGGATTCTGCTCCTCCTGCTTGCCGGAATCGTCGCCGGACCCGTGACCGGCATTCTCAAACCCGATGAAACGTTCGGACGCGACGTAGTCCTTTCCGTGGCCTCCCTTGCCGTCTCGATCATCCTCTTCGAAGGCGCATTAAGCTTAAAATTCCGAGAGCTCAAAGCAACCGGAGCCGTCGTTCCATTGCTCGTGACAGTCGGCCTCGCCGCTGGGTGGGCCGTCGGCGCTTCAGCCGCTGTTCTGATAGCAGGTTTTGAACTCAGGCTCGCCCTGCTTTGGGGAGCTTTGATGACCGTCAGCGGCCCCACCGTCATCCTCCCACTCCTTCGTCAAGTCCGTCCGGTGGCTCGTCTACGCTCAATCTTAAAGTGGGAATCGATAGTTGCCGACCCCATCGGCGCGATCCTCGCTGTGATCGTCTTCGAGATCGCCTATCTCCAGCCCGACCTCCCCACCAACCAGGCTGCCCTCATGATCGTCAAGCTGTTGGCTACGGGCACTGGAATTGGCCTGGGCGGCGCAGCATTGATCGTCATCGCCCTCCGCCGCTTCTGGGTTCCCGACCACCTTCACGTGCCGCTAACTCTTGGACTCGTCGTCGGCGTGTACTCCATCTCAAATATGGCGTTTCATGAATCCGGCCTGCTCGCGGTCACCGCGATGGGGCTCGTGATGGCGAACCAGTCACTGGTGAAGGTTGAACACATTCTTGAGTTCAAAGAGAACCTGCGAGTTCTGCTCATCTCAACGCTCTTTATCCTGCTCTCGGCAAGGCTCGAACCGACGGTCGCAAGGCTCATCACGCCAACCAGCATCGTCGTGATTCTCGTTCTCATCGTTGTTGCACGGCCTGTGACAGTCTTCGTCTCGACGGCATTCTCTTCGTTAAAATGGCACGAACGTCTCTTCCTGGCGGGCGTGATGCCTCGCGGTATCGTCGCCGCTGCCGTATCCACCGTCTTTGCCCTGCGACTCACCGAAACCAGACTCAGTGGCGGTGAAGAGCTTGCGACCTACTCGATCCTCACTATCGTCATCACGGTCTTCATTTACGGCCTCGGGGCTGCTCCACTCGCTCGATATCTCAAAGTTGCCGATGAAGACCCCCAAGGGGTTGTTATCGCCGGAGCAGATGATGTGGGAATACGATTAGGGCTTGCATTGCAAAAGCTGGGACAAAGGGTGCTCCTCCTAGATATCGATCCTGCTAAGGTCGCACAAGCCGAAAAAGCGGGTCTACAAGCCGCCGAATGCAGCGCCTTCGACGATCACAGCACCTCTGATCTGGACCTGCGTGGAATCGGAAGATTCATCGGCGCGACACCTAGCGATGAAGTCAACGACCTTGCTGTGGTTCACTGGACACCCCACTTTGGACGGGCCAACGTCTTCCGCCTCAACCCCAATCGAAAGGCCGACGACCCCCACAACAATCACGGTCGAGTCCTTGGAAGTCCGGCATTAAAGCACGGGCAAGTCTTAGAAGCCCTGCACAATGGTGGAAGCATCGAAGCGATTAACGCAGAGGATCTGAATTCCCACGAAGGTGCGATCGTTCTGGCGAGCGGCAATATGAAGCGCTATTCATTGCACTCGAAAGGCACCAAAACTGCAACTGATCTTGAAACGATTGTCGCGATAATCCCATCAGTTCCAGACCAAAATCGATCCGAGATTATGAGCTCTTAG
- a CDS encoding PEP-CTERM sorting domain-containing protein has translation MQTTKYATAAAALAVLAVGAQAITITNGFEAPDYSNGSTLTGANGWTPISEGTTAGLVQTDIVKSGSQAVRFDRTATSPATFGAYVEHSGWIMTPEHPVTTMEWDMYALDGSVKSDLWGMSAFWGLEERMTVGINQNNKLTVRNGWIGTVETNTTVARNVWNRYRIDIDYIAKNASVYFNDAFIGQWAILPGPAEHWGTAIFNRSFGGNDGAVFDGLSIATSAPVPEPASLAALGIGAIALIRRRRNRG, from the coding sequence ATGCAAACAACAAAATATGCAACTGCGGCGGCCGCTCTGGCCGTCCTCGCTGTAGGAGCTCAGGCCATCACGATCACGAACGGATTTGAGGCTCCCGACTACTCGAATGGCTCTACGCTAACCGGAGCGAACGGCTGGACTCCAATCTCAGAGGGCACTACGGCTGGGCTGGTTCAAACCGACATCGTTAAATCAGGCTCGCAGGCAGTCCGCTTTGATCGGACAGCGACAAGCCCAGCAACCTTTGGGGCTTACGTCGAGCATTCTGGGTGGATCATGACCCCTGAGCATCCGGTGACCACGATGGAGTGGGACATGTATGCGCTTGATGGTTCCGTCAAGAGCGATCTTTGGGGGATGAGCGCTTTTTGGGGCTTAGAAGAGCGTATGACGGTGGGCATTAACCAGAACAACAAGCTTACGGTTCGCAACGGTTGGATTGGAACTGTCGAGACCAACACAACGGTCGCACGGAACGTTTGGAACCGCTACCGGATAGACATCGACTATATCGCCAAGAATGCTTCGGTCTACTTTAATGACGCGTTTATTGGTCAGTGGGCTATCTTGCCTGGACCAGCAGAGCACTGGGGAACGGCAATCTTCAACCGATCTTTCGGCGGAAATGATGGCGCAGTTTTCGATGGGCTGTCGATTGCTACGAGCGCCCCAGTCCCTGAGCCTGCGAGTCTTGCAGCTCTCGGCATTGGTGCAATAGCCTTGATTCGTCGTCGGCGAAACCGGGGCTAA